The Tautonia plasticadhaerens nucleotide sequence AGGTCGCCCGGAGGTCTACAATCACTTCAACGTGCTCCCGACCGGCGACGACGAGGCCGACCCCCGGCCCCCGGAGGGCTGGAGTTCGGCAGCGACGGCCCGGCCGTCGAGTCGCTCCAGCGTCGGCTCAATGCTTCGCTCGACCCCTCCCCGGGGCTCGCCGTCGACGGCGAATTCGGCCCCGCCACCCAGGCCACCGTCCTCCGCTTCCAGCACGAAAAGGGCCTGCCCGAGACCGGGGACGCCGACCCGAGGACCCTCGACGCCCTCGGCCCCGAGCCCGAGGGCGAGCCCGAGGTCCCCGATCCCGACGAGATCAACGCCCGGGTCGACGAGCGGGAACCCGCCGACCCGATCGACGGCCCCCCCTTCGTCACCGCCAAGGCCTGGGCGATCGTGGATGCCGACACCGGAGAACTCGTGGCCGGTCAGGACGAGGACGCCCCGCTCGACATGGCCAGCACCACCAAGATCATGACGGCGCTGGTCGTCCTCCGGCTGGCCGGGGAGGACCCGGGCGTGCTCGACGAGGTCGTCACCTTCTCCCCCCGGGCCGACCGCACCGTCGGCTCCACCTCCGGCGTCCGGGCCGGCGAGCGGGTGGCGGTCCGGGAGCTGCTCTACGGCCTGCTGCTCCCCTCCGGCAACGACGCCTCGGTCGCCCTGGCCGAGCACTTCGGCGCCCGGCTCGGGCCCCCCGAGGACGCCCCCGAGGAGACCGACCCGCTCCCCCGGTTCGTCGCCGCCATGAACCGGCTCGCCGCCGAGCTGGGGCTGCCGGACACCCGGTTCGCCAACCCCCACGGCCTGACCGCCCCCGGCCACCACGCCAGCGCCCTCGACCTCGCCCGCCTGGCGATCGCCGCGCTGGAGGACGAGACCTTCGCGTCGATCGTCTCCACCCGGAGGCGGGGCTGCACCGTCTACGACGCCGAGGACTCCCCCCGGAACGTCGCCTGGTCGAACACCAACCGCCTGCTCCCCACCGAGGGCTACGACGGCGTGAAGACCGGCACCACCTCCGCCGCCGGCGCCTGCCTCGTCTCCCGGGGACCCGGGGAGACGACTCGGTGATCGTCGTCGTGCTCGGCGCCTCCTCGTCCGAGGCCCGGTACGCCGACGCCCGCAACCTCTACCGGTTCGCCTGGACGACCCTCGGCCACGAGGCCGATTCCACCGCCCAGGCCGCGGGGTCGGGGGAGTAACCCGACGCCGCACGGCGCCAATTCGGGAGGGGCCCGCCCGACACGAGTCCCTCCCTCCAACAGCGGGCCCACCGATCCCGAGGTCGGGCGGGTCGCCGATCCGAGGGCCCGGGGGGGGATTCCCGTGGAGCGGACAACCGGGCAATTCCCCGATCGGCCCCTCGGGCGTCCGGCCCGCCTCCGGATCGGCCTGCGGGGACTGCTCATCACCGTGCTCGTCCTCGGGTCGTCCTCGGGGCGGTCGCGAGGCAAACCCATCGGGCCGCCCGGTCCGCCCGGACGCTGGCCGAGCTGCGGGGGGACGGCGTCCTCCCATTCAGTTCGACCCGACCTGGCTCGGCGGCTGGGCCGGACTCCTCCCCCAGCGAGCCAGGAATGAGTTGTACGCGTCCCACGGCGATCGGTACCTGGCCTTCGTCGGCCGGCCCTCGCGGTTCTCGGCCGTCCTGATCCGTAGGGAACGGCTCGACGGGATCCTCTCGCGGTTGTCCCGCTTCGAGGGGATCCGTTCCCTGAACGTGCCCTCGGGGCTGAGCGAGGCCGAGCTGGGCCGGATCCGATCGGCACTGCCCGGGGCGGAGGTAGTCGTCGATCCTCGATTCGATGCCGGCCGGGACTCGATCCGCATCTACGGGCCGACCCAGGCAAACTGATCGAACCCCGCCGTATTGGGGGCCTGTCAGGAGGAGGAAAGACGATGGATGACAAAGACAATGGATGACAATGACCTCGACCACCACCTGGCCCGGGGCCGCTATGGCGGCCCCGCCGTGCAGTTCGTCCGGGGCGAGGAGGATTCACTCCTGCTTTGGTACGGCACATTCGACGTGATCCTGAGGGCCCTTCACGACCTCTGGTGGCGAGACCGCAAGGTCGGCCGCCTCCGCCTCGTGGCCGATTGGATCGGCGACCGGGGGCTGTTCGACCCGGACGCCGGATCCTCCGTCCTGGACGACCCGGAGGCGACGGTGGTCGCGCTGGGGCTCGCCCGGGACCGCTTGGCCCGCACCGGCATCGGGGAAGGCGACGAGGCCGACGAGGCCCTCGCCGCGCTGATCCGGTTCGTCGCCGAGGCCGTCGAGGGGGACCTCCGGGTCCGGGTCGAGCGTGCCGGGGTCGGCACGACCGAGGCGTAACCGCGCCGCTCAGACGCCCGCGGCCGTCGCCGAGTGGGCGAAGGACGCGGAGGCGTCGGGGATCGACAGGTCGGCCGGGCTGAGCGACGGCCTCGACCACGTCGGCAGGTCGCAGAGCCCCCCGCCGCAGTACGAGTGATGCCAGAGCTGGGTGGCGATCACCATCGTCAGGCTCAGGTCCATGCCCCCCTGCCTCGGGGTGACCCGGGGGAACCACTTCCGCCGGGCGGCCTCCGCCGCCACAGCCTCGGGGTCGAAGAACCCGGTGCGGGAGAGCGACTCGGGGCTCAGGAGCTGGTCGACCCAGCCCGGGCGGTGCGGCCCGAGGAAGGTCCGGGACAGGCTGGCCCGGAACATCTCCTTGGGACGGGACGCCACCTTCTCGCCGATCGGCCTCGGCAGGACCCGGCGGGCGACCTCCCGGAGCAGCCACTTGTCCACCCGGCCCCGCAGCTTGTACTCCGGGGCCAGCTCGGCGCAGAAGGAGACCACCTCCTCGTCGAGCAGCGGGTATCGGGTCTCGACCGAGGCGTTCATGGCCACGCGGTCCCCCTTGCCCGCCAGCAACAGGCCGGGGAGCATGACCTTGTAGCCGAGGTAGAGCGACTGGTTGAGCGCGTCCCAGCGGTCGAACCTGGGGTGGGCGATCCCCATGTCGGCGCCGTAGGCGTCGTAGCCGTCGAGCCGGGCCCACATCGACTCGGAATAGACCCGGCAGCGCGACTGGCCGAGCATGTCGTACAGCTCTTGCTGGGCCACCCGGGCCCCCCGGACCGGGAACCTCGGGTTCCGCCCCCGGGGGTCCCGGGAGATGCGGTCGAGGAACCATTCCCGGCCGATCCGGGGCAGCGTCTCCCCCCATCTCGCCTTGAAGCGGTCCCGGACGGCGTGCATCCGGTGCCAGGGGTAGCCGGCCATCGCCTCGTCGGCCCCCTCCCCGGTGAGCGCGACCTTGTAGCCGGACGAGTGGACCGATTGCGCCAGCCGCAGCAGGGTGGCGCAGGCGGTGTCCATCACCGGCATCTCGGCGGCGAGGATCAGCTCGGGGAAGGCGTCGGCGATCCGGGACTTGGACATCTCCACCAGCGTCAGGGGGGAGCCCAGCCCGTCGGCCGCCTCGGTCGCCTTGGAGCGTTCGTCGGGGCCGGCGCGGTCCAGCGCCACCGAGTACGAGGGCAGGGGGGAGCCCCGCTCCTGCCCCGCCAGGCCGAGCACAATCGCCGAGTCGAGCCCCCCGCTGATGTAGCTGACCACCGGCACGTCCCCCCGGAGTCGTCGGCGGACCGCGCCGCGGAGGATCCCCTCGAACTCGCCGATCAGGGCGTCCGGGTCGGCCTCCCGGCGGCCTCGCCCGGCGTCGGGGAAGTCGAGGTCCCAGTAGGTGACCTCGCGCCTGTGTCCCGAGTCCGCGTCGACCCGGAGGAAATGCCCCGGGGGCAGCAAGTCCACCCCCCGGAAGCAGGTCCGGCGGACGCTCCCGGAGAAGGTGTTGAAGAAGTAATCGAGGCCCCTCGGATCCGGTTCCGGGTCGACCAGGCCCGAGGCGAGCAGCGCCTTGATCTCCGAGGCCCAGAGCAGCCAGCCGTCCCGCTCGGCGGTGAACAGTGGGCAGATGCCGACCCGGTCCCGGGCCAGGTGCAGGGTCCGGGCGTTGCGGTCCCAGAGCGAGACGGCGAACTGGCCCCGGGCGGCCCGGAAGGCCCCCTCGCCGTAGTCCTCGAACAGGTGGACCCAGATCTCGGTGTCGCACCGGGTCGACAGCCGATGCCCCTGCGCGATCAGCTCCCGGCGCAGGTGGTCATCCTCGTACAGCTCGCCGTTGAAGGCGACCCAGATGGAGCCGTCCTCGTTGGTCATCGGCTGGAAGCCGCCGGCGAGGTCGACGATCGACAGCCGCCTCGCCCCCAGGAACACGCCGGGCTCCCGGTGGATCCCCTCGGCGTCGGGGCCCCGGTGGGCGATCGCCCGGGTCATGGCCACGGCCCGATCCATCGGGAACATCCTGCGTCCGGTCAGGTCCAAGGCGCCGGCGATGCCACACATGATGGGTTGCGCTCCTCGGAGTCGCCCGATGGGGATGACGACGGTGCCCACTCGATTCGGGCGGGCGTCCCGATGACAGGGAGCCCGCGTCTCCGGCCGGGCCGACTGGGGCGTCTCGTTCGAATCGGCAATTTCCGTGAATGGTATCATATGCGGGGGGATCGGGGTCGGACGGGCGGGGGCAGTCCGTGCCGGTTGCGCCGGATTTGCCGATGGTGGGGATTGCTCTGTTGGGCCTCGGCGGCCGGCGAGCGATCCGCCCGGACTTGACCGCCCCGCCGAGATTGCTTAAGGTCCGCCGCCCGTCGGTCGACCGCACCGCATCGGTCCGCCCTGTTCGAGGGCGGATCCCCTCCTCGCATCACCTCCCGAGGCGGCGTCTCGACGGCGATTCGACCGGATTTCAGGAGCGGATCGGCCGCGCCCCATCCCAGGACGGGGGGGCCCAGGCCGATCGGACCCGGCCGCCCGTCGTCGGGGTCCGGGCGCTCGAGGCTGTACGGGCAAGGAGGCCAGGCGATGCGACGCGGCGATCGACGAGCGGGGCCGGGTGCCGCCCCGGCCGGGGCGGGCGTCTCGGCGTGGCTGGGGGCCGTGATCCTGATGATCGCCGCCCCGGCGGCGGCCCTCGGCCAGTCGGAGGCGGACAAGAAGGTCGCCGACATCGCCGAGCCCCTCGGCTTCGGCCAGAAGACCGTCGAGGGCGTGGGACTGGTCATCGGCCTGGCCGGGACCGGATCCGAGCCCCGGCCCTCGGGGTATCGCGAGAAGCTCGAGGCCGAGATCAAGCGGAACCCCGAGCTGGACGTCCAGACCATCCTCGCCGACCCCTTCCTGCGGACCTCGCTCGTGGTGGTCCGGGCCAGCATCACCGCCGGGGTCACGCCCGAGGACGAGCTGAACGTGGAGCTGCTGCTCCCCGCCGACAGCGAGACGACCAGCCTGGCGGGCGGCTTCCTCATGGGCACCTGGCTGCATGAGGTCGGCATCGCCTCGGGGGGCCAGCTCGATGGCAAGCCCTGGGTCTACGCGTATGGACCGGTCCTCACCGGATCCGCCGCCGACCCGGAGGATCTGAAGACCGGCCGGGTGCTCGGCGGCGGCCGGATCAAGCAGGCGATCCCCTACGTCCTGGTCATCGGCGAGCGCTTCCGGAGCGGCGCCGTCGCAAAGCAGCTCCAGGATCTCCTCAATAATCGCTTCCAGTACCGCGACGGCCGCTTCAAGAAGGGGGTGGCGACGGCGAAGACGGACAACACCCTCGTCCTGAACGTGCCGGACCGCTACCACCACAATCAGCTCCGCTACCTCCAGGTGCTCTCCCAGGTCAGGCTGGCCCAGACGCCCGAGCTGCTCCAGCAGCGGCTCGACCGGTGGGGCGAGGAGCTGCTCGTCCCGGAGACCGCGGGCGCGGCGGCCCTGAAGCTGGAGGCCCTCGGCGGCAACGCCTCGCCGACCCTGGCGAAGGCGCTCACCAGCGACCATCCCCAGGTCCGCTTCTTCGCCGCCGAGGCGCTGGCCTACCTCGACGACCCCGCCGGATCCGAGGAGCTGGCGAAGGTCATCGTCGAGCGGCCCGAGTTCCGCACGATCGCCCTGGCCGCCCTGGCGGCGATGGACCAGCCCAGCGGCATCCTCCGGCTCCGGGAGCTGATGGACGGCACCGACCCGGTCGTCCGCTACGGCGCCTTCAACGCCCTCCGGGCCGCCGACCCCGGCGACCCCTCCCTCGGCCGGATCCGCGTCCTCGGCCTGCTGGAGGAGCGCAACCGGCCCGACCCCGAGGACGAGATGTCCCTCCGGTTCGGCGAGGAGGCCCCGATCGCCTCGACCGAGCCGCCCCGGGAGGACCCCTTCGAGCTGTACGTGGTCCGCTCCGAGGGCCCGCCGATGATCCACGTCAGCCGGTCCCGGCGCCGGGAGATCGTCCTCTTCGGGCGGGGCCACGCGCTGCTGACCCCCGTCGTGCTCGGCGGCACCGGCCCGATCCTGCTGAATGCCTCCGCCGACGACCCCCGGATCGAGATCTCCCGGATCGACCTGACCGGCGCCCCCCCCCAGGTGCTCACCTCCTCGACCGACCTGGTGGAAGTGATCCGGACCGTCTCCGCCCTCGGGGCGACGTACCCGCAGATCATCTCCGTCCTGGAGGGGGCCGGCAAGCAGGCCAACCTGGAGGCCGACTTCCTCGTCGACGCCGTCCCCTCCGACGTCGAGCAGTACGACCGGGCCCTGCTGACCGGCGAGGACGTCACCAAGGCGGACGACGCCGTCTCCCCCGCCTCCTTCGAGCCCGAGGGGGCCGACGAGGACCCGGGGCGGTCCCGGGGTTTCCGCCTACTCAAGCGTCTCCTGCCCCGGAACAGGCCGGCCGACGAGGCCAGCCCGGCACCGCTCGATGAGGCCGTCGAGTCGACCGGCCTGGAGGCCGAGCTGCAAGTCGAGGCGCCGAAGCGACCGGGCCTGATCTCGAGGCTCCGCGATCGCTCCAGGGGCGTCGAGCCGTAACCGACTGGATCGGCTTGATCCTGCGATCACGACCCCCCATCCCCGCCGGCCCGGGCGACCGCCCGGGCCGTCTCTGCTCGGTCACATCCACCCTCCGGATCGCGTCGCGGACCCCGCCCACGTCTCCTTTGCGGGGCTTGTGTCGCAACCCTCCCTAAAGTCGCCGGCCGCGCCGATCGAAAATTAGTCTTGACGGTCAGGTCCGCTACCGCAAGGAGGCGAGCGAACCCCCTCCGGGTGACCTGAACCGGGCGGCCCGACGACGCGGAGTCGGCGGGTCGGCCCCGATCGGTGGAGCCGGGTCGGCGTCCGATACGGACGACCGGGCCGGCTCCGGCCGAGCGGGGCGATCGGTCCCTGCGATCCAAGGATGGTGACGGACGGAACGATCGGTCGCGTGCCGAAGCCCGCTCGCCCCGGGCCAGGCCGGCGAGTCGGGAGGGGTCACCCCTCCCGGCCCGCACCGCGACCCGATCCGCCGACCCCGGCCCTCGCGGCCGGGGACCGGCGACGCTCCCCGTCCGCGCCGGATCGAGGCCGCCCGGCATCCGGGAGGGGAATCGGACACCTCCGAGGTCTCTCACGTACTCCGATCCGAGTGGAGTCCTCGAATTATGAAGAAGGTTTATACTACCGGCCAGGTCGCCAAGATCTGCAAGGTCGCGCCCCGGACGGTCAGCAAGTGGTTCGATTCTGGCCGTTTGCGCGGCTACCGCATCCCCGGATCGCAGGACCGCCGCATCCCGCGCGATAACCTGCTCCGGTTCCTCAAAGAATACGGGATGCCCCTCGGCGAGCTCGAAGCCGAGGTCTACAACAAAGTCCTGGTCGTGGGCGCCGACGGGCCGCTCCAGGCCATGCTCCGGGAGCACCTCCGGGAGACCGACGACTTCCGCCTGGAAGTCGCCGCCTCCGGCTTCGAGGCCGGCATCCGTGCCGAGAGCTTCCACCCGGACTGCATCGTCATCGACATGGCCATCGGCCGCATCGAGGCCGGCCAGATCGCCCAGAACCTCAAGCGGAGCGAGGACCACGCCACCACGATCCTCATCGCCCTCACCAGCGACGAGCCGGGCGAGGAGATCTACCGCCTCGGGTTCAACGACGGCTTCAAGAAGCCCTTCGACGGCGCCCTGCTCGCCGAACGCGTCAAGCGCCTCATCGCCCAGAAGAAGAACGAGGACTGATCCCCGATCCTCCCTCGCGACCCCCCGGGCCCCCCGGGGTCGACCCGGCTCGAGCCGCCGGGACGACCCCGGGGGGCCCGTTCCCGTCCGGTTTTCCACCCGGGGTGCTGCACCCCCCGGCCCGGGCCCCGTATGATGCACCCGACGCCGACGCCCGCCCCTCGCCCCCGCCCCGGACCGGCCTGATCGATGCCCGATCCGCCCCCAACGCACCCGAGACCCGGCCCCTGGCCCTGGATCCTCGGCGCGATCGCCGGGCTCTCGGTCCTGCTCACGCTCGCCGACCCGGGCATCACCAGCGACGAGCCGATCGACGTGAAGGTCGGCCGCAACTACCTCCGGCAGGCTTCCCGGCTCGTCGACCAGGTCGGCCGACGGGGGATCGGGTCGATCGACCGGGCCGACCTCGACGCCTTCTTCGCCGACAACGCCCAGCACCCCCCGCTCGGCCGATGGCTGCTCGGCCTGGCCTCGACGGCCTTCGAGCCGCTGGAGGGCCTGCTCGGGGGCCCCGACCCCCTCTCGGTCCACCCGGCCCGGGTCGCGCCGATGCTGGCCTTCGCCCTCCTCGTCGGCCTGGTCTCCGCCGAGGCGGGGAGGCGGGCCGGTCGCCCCGCCTCGGTCGTCGCCGGCCTGGCGCTGCTGCTCATGCCCCGCGTGTTCGCCCACGCTCACCTGGCCACGCTGGACACGTTCCTCGCCCTGACCTGGACGCTCGCCCTGCTCTCGGCGGCCCGGGCGATCGAGTCGCGGCGTCCGGTCGTCGGCCTGGCCCTGGCCGGGGCGGCCTGGGGGCTGGCGATGCTGACCAAGATCCACGGCTGGCTCCTGCCCCCGCTGGTGCTCGGCTACGCCCTCGCCACATTGCCGACCCGCAAGGCGATCGCCGGCGTCTCGCTCTGGGGGCTCGTCGGCCTGCTCGTGCTCGCCGTCGGCTGGCCCTGGCTCTGGTTCGACCCGGCCGAACGGCTCTCCCGGTTCCTCTCCACCAGCGTCGACCGCCAGCCGATCCGGGTCCTCTACCTCGGTCGGGTGACGGATGACGTCGACGTGCCCTGGCACTACCCCTGGGCCTACTTCGCGCTGACGGTGCCGGTCGGGCTGCTCGGGATCGGGCTGGTGGGGGCGGCCCGGGGGTGCCGGGGGTGGCGATCGGACCGGTTCCCGATCCTGCTGCTGGCCTCGATCGGCCTGTTCCTCGCCCTGTTCAGCACCCGGGCCCCGGTCTACGACGGCGAGCGCCTCTTCCTGCTCGTCTTCCCGAGCTGGGCCCTCCTCGTCGGCCTGGGGTTCGGCGCGGCCTGGGAGGCATCGGGGCCCCGGCGGTGGCCCCGGGCCCTGCTGGTCGCGCTGGTCGCGGGGCAGGGGGTGGGCGTGGTCCGGATGCACCCCTTCCAGTTGAGCTACTACAACGCGATCGCCGGCGGCCTGGCCGGGGCCGAGCGGCTCGACCTGGAGCTGACCTACTGGGGGGACGCCGTCGACCCGGTCCTGCTCGAGAAGGTCGACCGCCTCGTCCCCCCCGGCTCCGAGGTCGCCCTGGCGCCGACCTTCCACCACCTCCACCCGATCGCCCTGATGACCCCCGGGCTCTTCGAGGACTCGGTCACCCTCGCCCCCGAGCAGGCCCTCGGCCGCTCCCCCTGGCTGGTCGTCTTCCGGCGCTCCGCCTACTGGTCCCCCGAAGTCCGGGCCGCGGTCCGGGGCGGCCGCCCCCTGGCCGAGCGGTCGAGGGACGGCGTCTGGCTGTCCCGGCTCTACCGCGTCGGGCCGGCCGAGGGGCGGTCCCCGCCTGCCACTCCCGAAGATTCGTTCAGAACGAATTGAACTCTGGAGGGGATCCGTCTACAATCCCGACGTTGAAAAGGAGGAACGACCCGACCCGGCCTCTTCCCCGAAGACGAGCCGCCCGGGCCGGTTCGAGTCCGTCGGAGGTCCGAGGCATGTCCGGATTGACGCATTTCGACGATTCGGGCGCCAGCCGGATGGTCGACGTCTCCGGCAAGCCCGAGACCGCCCGGTCGGCCACCGCCAGCGGGCTGGTCCGGATGCTCCCGGAGACCCGGGCGATGATCCTCGATCGCCGGGCCGCCAAGGGGGACGTCTTCGAAGTCGCCCGACTGGCCGGGATCCTCGCCGCCAAGCGGACGGGGGAACTGGTCCCGCTCTGCCATCCCCTGGGCCTCGACGCCGTGGAGGTCCGCTTCGAGCCGGTCGGGGACGACGCGATCCGGGTCGAGGCCACCGCCCGGCTGTTCGGCCGGACCGGGGTGGAGATGGAAGCGATGACGGCCGTCTCGGTCGCCGCCCTGACGATCTACGACATGTGCAAGGCGGTCGACCGGGCCATGGTCATCGATCGGATCGTCCTGGAGTCGAAGTCCGGCGGCCGGAGCGGCACCTACCGCCGGGAGGCCCCCTGATCCCCCGGTGCAGGGGCCCCGGGCCGGCCCGCCCCCCCGCCCCGCCCGAATCGATCGATCCGATCCCCTCGGGGGCCGCTCCCCCGCTCGAGCCGACGGAACCCGAGCCGATGGTCGAAGCCAATACCCTCTCGAGAGACCCGGGCGTCGGCCCGGCCCACCCCGGCGCCTCCTCCTGGGTCGGCCCCGACGAGCTGGCCCGGCGCCTCCGGGACGCCTACGCCCCCATCGCCCCCCACCTGGCCGAGGCCGAGCGGGTCTTCCGGGAGGAGCTGGGCAGCCGGAGCGACTACGTCCAGCGGCTGGTGGACCACTCGGCCCGGTTCCGGGGCAAGCAGCTCCGCCCGGCTTTGGTGCTGCTCACCGCCCAGGCCTGCGGCGGCATCCGGCCGGCCCACCCGGTGGTGGCCGCCGTGGTCGAGATGATCCACACGGCCACGCTCGTCCACGACGACATCCTCGACGAGGCCGACGTCCGGCGGCACGCCGCGACGATCAACGCCGAATGGGGCAACGAGGCCGCCGTCCTGCTGGGCGACTACCTCTTCACCCACGCCTTCCACCTGGCCGCCTCGCTCGAATCCGCCTACGCCTGCCGGGTCATCGGCCACGCCACCAACCTCGTCTGCGAGGGCGAGCTGCAGCAGATCCACCACCGGGGCGACCTCGACCTCGACGAGCCCGCCTATTACGAGATCGTCCGGGGCAAGACCGCCGAGCTGACCGCCGTCTCCTGCCGGCTGGGCGCCCACTACGCCGGCTCCGGCCCCGAGGCCTGCGAGGCCTTCGACCGCTTCGGCCGGGACCTCGGGGTCGCCTTCCAGATCGCCGACGACCTGCTGGACCTCTACGGCGAGGAGGCGGCCACCGGCAAGACCCTGGGCACCGACCTGGAGAAGCAGAAGCTCACCCTGCCGGTGATCCACCTGCTCCGCTCCGCGTCCCCCGGCGAGGCCGACCGCCTCCGCAGCCTCATCTGCTCCCCGTCCCCCGAGACCCGACGCGCCCTCCGCCCCCTGCTCGAATCCTCCGGGGCCCTGGACTACGCCTGGAGGAGGGCCCGGGGGTTCATCGACTCGGCCCGGGCCGAGCTGGGCATCCTCCCGCCCTCCCCGGCCCGGGATACGCTCGCCGGGCTCGCCCAGCTCGTCGTCCGACGCTGCTACTGACCGCCCCACCCGGGCCCGAGCCGCGCCCCGATCGCCTCCCGCTCCCAAGTCCGGGAGGCCCGCCCCCGAATTTTTCCCGGTTTCCCGAGGCCACGACGGGGGCGGGGGACGCTACTTTACTCCAGAGCCCCATGCGTGCAGCCCCGGCCCGATCCCCGTCGGGCGAGGTTCGGCCCTCGCATCCGACGCGCCCGATCAGGCTGGATGCCGCCTCATCTCCCCGAAGATGCCCTCCTCCGGCGACCTCGACGTGCCGGTCGCCGACGGTCCCGGGTCGGGCGTCTCGATGTCCCGAACGGGCTCGCGTCGCAGGACGCGAGACTTCAAGTCGATGCCGCACATCAACACCGAGACCATCCGTACCCCGGCCGAGCCGGGGGATGACACGATCCGGGCGCTCGTGCCGACCGCGGGCCGGCCCTCCCCCCGCCTCCGGGCCCGGACGTTCGATCGGGCCCCCGGCCCCGGACGGGACGGACGACCCTTGCGCCTCGACGAGAAGATCTACCGGCGGATGCTCCAGCTCGGGATGTCCCAGCAGGCGCTGGCCCAGAAGTCCGGGGTCAGCGACTCCGAGATCTCCCGGCTGCTCAACGGCCAGTCCAAGCGCCCCGGCCTGCACAACATCCTCCGGCTGGCCCGGGCGCTGGAGGTCTCGCTCGACTTCCTGGCCGACGACCAGCTGGGCTCCGACCCCCGATCGGCCGTCGACTCCCTCTCCGGGGACGACCGCGAGTTGCTCGATCGCGCCCGGTCCATCGGCCACCGGGAAGTCGCGATGCTCCTCGACGCGACCCGGGTGCTCGGCTTCGAGGTGGCGATCCGACGCCTCTACGGGATCGACCACCGCCCCGAGCCCGATGACCCCTCCAAGGACCCGGCCCGCGCCTGATCGCCGGGAGGCCCCGGGCGGGCGGCCGGGGGCGGCAGCAGGGCGGCCACCTGGTCGCTCCGGACCGGCTTGAACAGGACGTGGTCGAACCAGGAGAGGGCCGCCTCCTCCCCCGGGCTCCCCGCCGACCCGCTGACGCCGATGAGCATCGGCCGCACGTCCGCGTGGTCCCGGCGGATCAGGCGGGCCAGCGCGTCCCCCTTCATCGCCGGCATCTGCAGGTCGATCAGGACCACCTCGGGGCGGAGGTCCCGGATCATCTCCAGGGCCTCGTGGACGTCCGGGGTGACCCGGACGTCCCAGCCCCGGCGGCTGATCAGCCGCCCCAGGACCTCGACCGTCGCCGGGTGGTCGTCGATCATCAGCAGACGCCTCCTCGGCTCGCCGGCCTGTTCCCCCGCCGCCGGATCGGGGCCGGCCCCCCGTGTCGCCCCCGACCGACCGTCGAGCGACCTTGGCAGCAGGAGCAGGAAGGGCGTCCTCGACTCCAGCCGGGCGCCGATCCGGTCCGACAGCATCGAGGCCAGGATCAGGTCCAGGTCCGCCGATCGCAGCATCGAGGGCGAGCCCCCGGCCCCCT carries:
- a CDS encoding D-alanyl-D-alanine carboxypeptidase family protein, producing the protein MDADTGELVAGQDEDAPLDMASTTKIMTALVVLRLAGEDPGVLDEVVTFSPRADRTVGSTSGVRAGERVAVRELLYGLLLPSGNDASVALAEHFGARLGPPEDAPEETDPLPRFVAAMNRLAAELGLPDTRFANPHGLTAPGHHASALDLARLAIAALEDETFASIVSTRRRGCTVYDAEDSPRNVAWSNTNRLLPTEGYDGVKTGTTSAAGACLVSRGPGETTR
- the asnB gene encoding asparagine synthase (glutamine-hydrolyzing), translated to MDRAVAMTRAIAHRGPDAEGIHREPGVFLGARRLSIVDLAGGFQPMTNEDGSIWVAFNGELYEDDHLRRELIAQGHRLSTRCDTEIWVHLFEDYGEGAFRAARGQFAVSLWDRNARTLHLARDRVGICPLFTAERDGWLLWASEIKALLASGLVDPEPDPRGLDYFFNTFSGSVRRTCFRGVDLLPPGHFLRVDADSGHRREVTYWDLDFPDAGRGRREADPDALIGEFEGILRGAVRRRLRGDVPVVSYISGGLDSAIVLGLAGQERGSPLPSYSVALDRAGPDERSKATEAADGLGSPLTLVEMSKSRIADAFPELILAAEMPVMDTACATLLRLAQSVHSSGYKVALTGEGADEAMAGYPWHRMHAVRDRFKARWGETLPRIGREWFLDRISRDPRGRNPRFPVRGARVAQQELYDMLGQSRCRVYSESMWARLDGYDAYGADMGIAHPRFDRWDALNQSLYLGYKVMLPGLLLAGKGDRVAMNASVETRYPLLDEEVVSFCAELAPEYKLRGRVDKWLLREVARRVLPRPIGEKVASRPKEMFRASLSRTFLGPHRPGWVDQLLSPESLSRTGFFDPEAVAAEAARRKWFPRVTPRQGGMDLSLTMVIATQLWHHSYCGGGLCDLPTWSRPSLSPADLSIPDASASFAHSATAAGV
- a CDS encoding helix-turn-helix domain-containing protein translates to MKKVYTTGQVAKICKVAPRTVSKWFDSGRLRGYRIPGSQDRRIPRDNLLRFLKEYGMPLGELEAEVYNKVLVVGADGPLQAMLREHLRETDDFRLEVAASGFEAGIRAESFHPDCIVIDMAIGRIEAGQIAQNLKRSEDHATTILIALTSDEPGEEIYRLGFNDGFKKPFDGALLAERVKRLIAQKKNED
- the moaC gene encoding cyclic pyranopterin monophosphate synthase MoaC, producing MSGLTHFDDSGASRMVDVSGKPETARSATASGLVRMLPETRAMILDRRAAKGDVFEVARLAGILAAKRTGELVPLCHPLGLDAVEVRFEPVGDDAIRVEATARLFGRTGVEMEAMTAVSVAALTIYDMCKAVDRAMVIDRIVLESKSGGRSGTYRREAP
- a CDS encoding glycosyltransferase family 39 protein; the protein is MPDPPPTHPRPGPWPWILGAIAGLSVLLTLADPGITSDEPIDVKVGRNYLRQASRLVDQVGRRGIGSIDRADLDAFFADNAQHPPLGRWLLGLASTAFEPLEGLLGGPDPLSVHPARVAPMLAFALLVGLVSAEAGRRAGRPASVVAGLALLLMPRVFAHAHLATLDTFLALTWTLALLSAARAIESRRPVVGLALAGAAWGLAMLTKIHGWLLPPLVLGYALATLPTRKAIAGVSLWGLVGLLVLAVGWPWLWFDPAERLSRFLSTSVDRQPIRVLYLGRVTDDVDVPWHYPWAYFALTVPVGLLGIGLVGAARGCRGWRSDRFPILLLASIGLFLALFSTRAPVYDGERLFLLVFPSWALLVGLGFGAAWEASGPRRWPRALLVALVAGQGVGVVRMHPFQLSYYNAIAGGLAGAERLDLELTYWGDAVDPVLLEKVDRLVPPGSEVALAPTFHHLHPIALMTPGLFEDSVTLAPEQALGRSPWLVVFRRSAYWSPEVRAAVRGGRPLAERSRDGVWLSRLYRVGPAEGRSPPATPEDSFRTN
- a CDS encoding HEAT repeat domain-containing protein, coding for MRRGDRRAGPGAAPAGAGVSAWLGAVILMIAAPAAALGQSEADKKVADIAEPLGFGQKTVEGVGLVIGLAGTGSEPRPSGYREKLEAEIKRNPELDVQTILADPFLRTSLVVVRASITAGVTPEDELNVELLLPADSETTSLAGGFLMGTWLHEVGIASGGQLDGKPWVYAYGPVLTGSAADPEDLKTGRVLGGGRIKQAIPYVLVIGERFRSGAVAKQLQDLLNNRFQYRDGRFKKGVATAKTDNTLVLNVPDRYHHNQLRYLQVLSQVRLAQTPELLQQRLDRWGEELLVPETAGAAALKLEALGGNASPTLAKALTSDHPQVRFFAAEALAYLDDPAGSEELAKVIVERPEFRTIALAALAAMDQPSGILRLRELMDGTDPVVRYGAFNALRAADPGDPSLGRIRVLGLLEERNRPDPEDEMSLRFGEEAPIASTEPPREDPFELYVVRSEGPPMIHVSRSRRREIVLFGRGHALLTPVVLGGTGPILLNASADDPRIEISRIDLTGAPPQVLTSSTDLVEVIRTVSALGATYPQIISVLEGAGKQANLEADFLVDAVPSDVEQYDRALLTGEDVTKADDAVSPASFEPEGADEDPGRSRGFRLLKRLLPRNRPADEASPAPLDEAVESTGLEAELQVEAPKRPGLISRLRDRSRGVEP